Within Thermoanaerobaculia bacterium, the genomic segment CCGAGGAGCCGGTCCCAGGAGCGTTTCACGGCCTCGAGCGCGGCCTCGACCGCCGCCGGATCGCGATAGCGCTCGACGAGATCCGCCGCCTTGCCGCGATCCGCCGCCTCCCCGAGGAGGACGACGATCTCGCGCGTCTCTCCCGGCGCGAGCGTGAACGACGCGAGGTGCGCCGAGCAGGGATCGAGGCCCGCGCCCGCGCGGCCGAGGAGCGTCGTGCGGCGCAGCGCCGCGGGATCCGAGACGTTTCCGTTTCTCCCGAGGAACTCGCGGCGGTCCGCGGTGAAGGCGCCCCGGGCGCCCGGCGCATGGAGGGCGGCGAACGCGATCCGCCCGCCGAAGTCCGCGTCGTACGGGTTGCGCGCGAAGATCGCGCCGGTTCGTTCATCGTGCTCGGTCACGACGTAGCGTGCTGTGCCCCGGTCGACCCCGAGCACCCATTCCGCGTAATGCGCGGCGGAGAGGCGGCGCGCCGAGGTGCCGCGGTTGGTCAGCCTCAGGCGCGAGATCTTCACCGGATCTTCTTCCGGCACGAACGTCAGGAGCTCGGCCGCGATCGTCCCCTTCCGGTGCTCGAAGACGCTGTATCCCTGGCCGTGGCGGCAGACGTACGCCTCGGGGCCGCGGATCGGGAGGGCGGTCGGCGACCACACTTCGGCGGTGTCGTCGTCGCGGAGATAGAGCACATCGCCCGCGGGATCGGTGACCGGGTCGTTCGACCACGGGGTCAGGCGGTTTTCCTGGCTGTTCTCGGCCCAGGTGCAGGACGAGCCCGATTCGCTGACCAGGAACCCGAACCGGTCGTTGGCGACGACGTTGATCCAGGGGCACGGCGTGTACTGGCCTTCGGCGAGCGTGACGACGTACTCGCGGCCGTCGGGGGAGAAGCCGCCGATCCCGTTGGCGAAGAGGAGCCGCCTCGGCTCGGGCGGGGGAGCGGGCGCCGGCGGCGGCGCCGCCGTGACGGGCGTGAGCGGGGCGGCCGCCGTATCGAGCGACGGGGCGCGCTCGATCTGCTCCGCGAGCGTTCCCCGCTCCCCGACGAGCACGGCGCGCGCGGCGGTCTGGAGGAGGATCGTGTCCTCCTCGGAGATCTGGTCTCCGCGGCGCACGAAGACGCCGCCGGGCTTGTCGACGAGCGCCTGAGACGGCGAGGCGCCGATCAGCCGCTGGATCTGCTCCGCCACGGGCTGGAAGTAGCCGGAGGGGTCGTCGTTGACGATCACGAGATCGACGGAGAGCCCCTTCAACCGCCAGTACTCGTGGGCGCGGATCAGCTGACGGGCGAGCTCGGTCTCCTCCGGGCTCCCGATCCGCACGAGGACGATCGGGTGGTCTCCGGAGATTCCGTGCGCCCAGAGTCCGCGCTGCGACCCGACGTTCTTCGAGAGGAGCTCCGGCGGGGGCCGCAGGCTCGGGTCGTCGTAGAAGAGGCGTGTCGCGAGCCGCTGGAAGAGCTGCGCCTCGTCGGCGGTGATGTCGAGATGCCGGAGCAGCACCTGCGACCGCATCCAGGCGAGCGAGGCCTCGCGGTCGAAGAGGCGCGGGTCCTGGAACCTCTCGGCGAGCGCGATCGCCGCCTCGCGCGAGTCGGCGACGCCGGTCGAGAAGAGGAGCCGCGCGGTCTCACCCGGGCCGACGCGGATCCGCTGCCGGAGCGAGAAGATCGGGTCGAGCACCGCCCCCGTCGTGTTCGAGAGCGGGCGGTCCTCGACGAGCACCGCCGGCGCGCGGGGCGAGCGCCCGCGGCCGAGGAACCGCGCCCGGTCGGTCTCGTACTGCACGGCGCCGAGCGTCGTCCCCCGGACGGAGAGCACGTGGACGGCCCAGACGGGCGCCTCCTCGCCGGAGCGCGGACGCCGCCGCGCGAGAAGGGCGTTGCCGACCCACTCCGTTTCGACGAAGAGCTTCGAGAAGGCGGGGTGCGAGAGGTCCGCCGCGCGCGGCGCGAGGACGATCTCGGCGTAGCTCGTCACCTCGACGTCCCGGGCGTCTCGGGAACGCCCCGCCGGATTGGCGAGCGTCACGCGGCGGTATTCCGCGTCGTCCTGCGAGGAGACGATGATCTCCATCGTCGTCTCGATCCCCTCGTCGGAGCGGGAGAGCTCGACCTTGTGCTCCGAGAAGCGCGCCTCGAAACGCCTCGGCCGGCGGACGGTCGGCTGGTAACCCGCCGACCAGTTCGTGCCGCTCCGCACGTCGCGCAGGTAGATCCACGACCCCCACGCGTCGGTCGTCGGATCGTCGCGCCAGCGCGTGACGGCGAGGTTTCCCCGCCGGCTCTCTCCCGCTCCGGCGGTCGTCATGAGGACGGAGTAGCTGCCGTTGGAGAGGATCTGGGTGCGGGGCGTCGAGCTGTCGGGGGACTCGAACCGGCGGACGGGGATCGACGCCTCCTCGCGGACGACCCGGCCGGCCGAGACCTGAGCGACGATCGAGCCGGCGAGCGCGGCGGTGTTGCGCGGAATCCGCTCCTGCAGGAGGAGCTCGGTGGCCTGGACGGCGGGATCCGCGTGGAAGCGCTCCCGCATGACGTCGCGGTGCAGGTAGTTGTCGAGCGCGACGAGCGTCATCCCCTGGTGGTGGGCCATGTAGGCCTTGATCACGGCGCGCGTGGCGTCGGGCGGGAGGCGCCGCGACGTGTAGTCGACCGATTCGTAGAAGCCGAACGGTCCCCGCGCTCCCTCGTCCGCGAGGCGCCGCAGGTTCTCGACGGCGCCCGAGGGATCGGCGAGCAGCGCGAGGAACGTCGAATAGGGGGAGACGACGAGCTCGTCCGGGGCGCTCCGCCGGAGCCCGAGATCCGGCACGCCGAACGGCCCGTACTGGTAGTTCATGTGCAGGTCGCGCGCGTTGTACGCGGATTCGGAGACGCCCCACGGGACGCCGCGGCCGCGGCCGTACTGCACCTGCGCCGCGACGGCGTTGCGGCACGTCGACGTGAGGAGCGTCCCCGGATAGGAGCGCAGGAGCAGGAGCGGCATCAGGTACTCGAACATGCTTCCCGACCAGGAGAGGAGGATCGGCCGCCCCGCCGCGAGCGTGAACGGACGCTGCAGCCGGAACCAGTGCTCGGTCGGCGCGTCCCCCTTGACGATCGCGAGGAAGCTCGTCAGCCGCGCCTCGGACACGAGGAGGTCGTAGTACGAGGGGTCGAGGCGGCCGAGGCCGGGGTTGAAGCCGATCGAGAAGACCTTCCGGTCCGGGTCGAACAGGAAGCGAAAGTCCATTTGGCGCACGAGCGCGTCCGCGCGACGCGCGATCGCGCGGAGTCGTTCGCTTCGGGTGGCCTTCTCCGACGCCTGGCCGGCCTTCTCCGACGCCTGGCCGGCATCCTTCGACGCCTTTCCGGCGTCCTTCGACGTCTTTCCGACGTCCTTCGACGTCTTTCCGACGTCGGGCGGGGCCTCCGCCATGGGCGACGGCGGATCGGCGGCAAGCGGGGGGCCGGAAGGGGGCCGGTTCGCCGCCCCTTCCGGCGCTCGCCGCTCGCGCGCGTGCGACTGGACCTGCGCGAGAAGATCGGCGAGCCACCCCCGGAGATCCGCGATCTCCATCTCGGGGTGCTCCGCCGCGAGCGCCGCGAACCCGTCGGCGATCTCCCCGCCGAGCCGCGCGAGCTCGGCGAGGCACGTCTCCCTGTCGCGTTCGGCGGCGACGACCTCGGAGAGCTTCCGGATCTGCTCGCGGAGCTGGTGCACCGGCACCGCTTCCGTCCGCACGCCCGAGGGGGGCACCTTCTCGAATTCCTTCTCGACGAGGCGCACGACGTCGCCGAGGCCGTCGCGCCACGCGCCGTCGTCCGCGTCGTTTTCCGCGAGCGACTCCGCGCCCTGCTCGAGCGCGATCAGGCATGCGGCGAGGTTGCCGCTGTCGACCGAGGAAATGTACGGCGGGTTGAGCGGCGCGAGCGCGAGCGTGTCGTACCAGTTGTAGAAGTGGCCGCGCAGGCGCGGGAGCCGCTCGAGGCCGTCGAGCGTCCGCTCGATCCGTTCGATCGCATCGCCGGTCCCGACGTAGCCGAAGTCGTGGGCGGCGAGGGTCGAGAGGAGCGCCAGCCCCACGTTGGTCGGCGACGTCCGGTGGGCGATCAGAGGGTCGCGGTCCTCCTGGTAGTTGTCCGGCGGCAGGCCGTTCTCCGCCGCGCCGCAGAAGCGGTCGAAGTACCTCCACGTCTGGCGCGCGATCTCGCGAAGCTCGCGGCGCTCGGAGGCGGGAATCTCGGCGCGCGCGTCGGGGATCGGGCGCGAGAGCTGCGCGGCGAGCGCCGGCGCGACGATCCACAGGAGCAGGAAGGGAGACGCCGCGACGAGGTTGGCCGGCGCGAAGTACGCCACACCGCCGGCGAGCGCCACGGTGAGGACCCACCCCGCGCCCATGCGGCGGAAATAGCCGCCAATCGAGCGCGCGCTCGTCCGCTCCGACGCGGCCGCGGTCGTCCAGTCGAGCAGGCCGCGATGCGAGACGAACTGCCGCCACGTGGCCCGCAGGGCGGCGTCGAGCGAAAGGATCGCCAGGTGCGGGAGGAACGCCACGCGGAGCGCGAACCGCGCGCAGTTGTCCATCGCGTCCCCCCAGACGGTCCAGAAGTGGCTCGTCCACGGCACGCCGCGCGGATGGATCGAGAGCCCTTCCGCGAGGTGGAAGACGATCGGAAAAGCGATCGTGAGCACCGCGAGCGCCGACCAGACGAACGGGGACCCCGGGAGGACGAGCCACGCCGCCGCGAGCCAGAGGAGGAGCGCGGGCGGCACGAGGCTCCTCCTCAGGTTGTCGAAGATCTTCCACAGCGAGAGAAGCGAGAGGTCGTTGCGGCGTCGCCCGTGCTCCCCCGGGACGCGCGGCCAGAGCCAGCGCAGGAGCTGCCAGTCCCCGCGGACCCAACGGTGCTGCCGGCGCGTGTAGACGTCGTAGGAGGAGGGGTGGTCCTCGTAGACCTCGATGTCGGTCGCGAGCGCCGACCGCGCGAAGCTTCCCTCGAAGAGGTCGTGCGAGAGCAGCGCGTTCTCCGGGATCCGCCCCGCGAGCGCCGCCTCGAACGCGTCGACGTCGTAGATCGCCTTTCCGGTGAAGCTCCCCTCGTCGAAGAGGTCCTGGTAGACGTTGGAGACCGCCGTCGTGTACGGGTCGATGCCGGCGTGGCCCGAGGAGATCTGCGCGAAGGCGGAGCCGTTCGCGCTCTCGGGAGACACGGACACGCGCGGCTGGACGATCGCGTGTCCCTCGCGCACGACGCCGGTCCGCGCGTCGAGGCGCGGACGGTTCAACGGATGCGCGAGCGTCCCGGCGAGCGCCCGCGCGGAATCGCGGGGGAGCCGCGTGTCGGCGTCGAGCGTCAGGACGAAGCGGATCCGGGCGAGTGCCGCCGGCTCGGCCGGGACGACGTCGAAAGTCGTCGGCCCCTTCCCGCGGAGAGCGCGGTTGAGCTCCGTGAGCTTCCCGCGCTTCCTCTCCCATCCCATCCATCTCCGCTCGGTGGCGTTCCAGACCCGCCGCCGGTGGAAGAGCCAGAATCGGTCGCCCCCTTCCGGCGGGCGCGTCTCGGCCCTCTCGTTGAGCTGCCGGATCCCCTCGGCGAGGAGGGGCACGAGAGCTTCCTCGCCCGAGATCGTCTCTTCGGCCGCGTCGGGGAAATCGGTCAGGAGCGCGAAGCGCAGGCGGGGATCGGGATTGGCGTACGACCGGATCTCGAGACCCGTGAGGAGCTCGCGAATTCCGTCCGCGTCCTCGAGGAACGCGGGCACGACGACCAGCGTCTCGAACTCCGGAGGGATGCCGTCCTTCCATTCGAGCTTCGGCAGCAGCCGCGGGGGGAAGAGGAGCGTGGCGGCGAAATTCACGAGCGTGAGAGCGAGCTCGGAGACCGGCAGGAGCGCGAGGAGCGCCGTCGCCGCCACGAGCCCCGCGCGCCCGCCCGAGGCGGCCGCGTAGCGGACGACCACGACCTCGAGCAGCCCGGCGACCGCCGCGATGGCTCCGAGGTAGAACGGCGTCGGATGCCGGAGAACGACGCGCCGGGCTCGTTCCGCCGGCGGCGGCCGGTACGCGACGGCGCGCTCGAGCGCGTCGCGTCCCCGGTCCACCAGGTACCAGCCGACGTGCCGTTCCGGATCGGTCCGGCCGGCGGACGCGAGGTCCACGGCCCGGCGCGCCGCGTCGCACTCGCGCTCGCCGTCGCGGCGGCCGAGCGCCTCGATGACGTGCCGGTACCGGTCGCGGGTGGCGAAGTCCTGCCGGCGGTGCGCGCCGGCGGGGTCTTCGGCGAGGATCTTCTCGACGAGGCTGACCGACTCGAAGAAGCCGGCCCAGTCCGTCTGCGAGAAGAGCCGCATGCTCGCGATGATGTTGGCGATCGTCGCCTGGGCGGTCGTCTGCCGGTTGTGCTCGGCGTGGACCGCCGCGTCGGTCGTCAGGCCCTGCTCGGCGAGCCCCTCCTCGATCCATCGCTGCGCCGCCGCGAGGGCGGGGTCGATGTCGCGGAGGCGCTGCATGACGCGCACGGCGAACGTCGGGTTGACGACGATCGCTCGCCGCTCGGGCGTTCGCAGGATCGCCTCCGCCGTCTTTTCGCGCTCGCCCGGCGCGGCCGCGTCGATCGCCGAGAGGACCCGGTCGCAGAGCGCGTCCGCCTTGGCGCGGTCGCGGCGGGCGACCTCCATGCGTCCGGCGAGCCGGCGCAGGTTCTCGATGAGCGCCATCCGGAGGGCGATCGCCACCGCCCACAGCTCGCCGATGGAGAGCGGCGTGACGCGCTGGTAGGCGGTCAGGAACCGGCGGAGGGTCTCCATGTCGGGGTTGCTGTCGGTGTGCGCGATGACGTCGATCGCGATCGCGTAGACGCGCGGGTAGCCGCGCCATTCCCCCTCGGCGAGCTGCGGCAGCTCCTTCTCGTACTTGCGCGGGAAGTCCTCGCGGACCTCGCGGATCTGGTCGAGCACGAGATGGAAGTTGTCGAGGAGCCACTCGGCGGCGGGGGAGATCGGCTCGCCCCGCCGCGCGCCCGTGACGATCGACTCGTGGATCGCGCGCAGCTCCCGGTCGCTCTCCTCCAGCCGCCGGCGAAGGAGCTGGCGGCGCGAGCGGCGGGAGACTTTCTTGTGGCGGGACGCGAGGCGCTCGGCCTCCGCTTCGAGACGGTCGGGGCCGTAGATGTCGGCGCGGATCGGTTCCTCCCGCCCGAGGCTCCTCCACATCGCCGTGCTTTTGGCCAACCGACTCCTTCTCGCGGCGCGCCGGAGCGCGCCTCCCTTGACAATACCGCAATCTTTTCTATGCTTGCCTCGTGCCGGCCCTCCGCGCGTGTTCCTGTTGTTGCGCACTCCCGTAGCGACCGGGCGCGGCCGAACGTTGCGAACGCGAGCCCGGATTCACCGGGCTCTTTTTATTGGGGAGAGGTGCTCTCGTGAGAATCGCCAGCGACGTCACCCGGTTGATCGGAAACACTCCGCTCGTGCGTCTCAATCGCGTCACCGAGGGCGCGGTCGCCCAGGTCGCCGCCAAGCTCGAGTTCTTCAATCCGGCGCACTCCGTGAAGGACCGCATCGGGGTCGCGATGGTCGCCGCCCTCGAGCGGGCCGGAAAGCTCGACCCGCGCAACGCGTCGAAGTCGACGATCGTCGAGCCGACGAGCGGCAACACCGGCATCGCGCTCGCCATGGTCGCGGCGCAGCGCGGCTACTCGTGCGTGCTCGTGATGCCCGACTCGATGTCGAAGGAGCGCGTCAAGGTCCTGAAGTTCCTCGGCGCCGAGGTGGTGCTCACTCCGGCCGCGGGAGGCGTCAACGCGGCGATCGCGAAGGCGGAGGAGATCGCGAAGGATCGCGGCGGCGTGATCCCGCAGCAGTTCGAGAATCCCGCCAACCCCGAGATCCACGAGCGGACGACCGCCATGGAGATCTGGAACGACACCGACGGCGACATGGACATCTTCGTCGCGGGGGTGGGCACGGGCGGCACGTTGACGGGCGTCGGCCGGGTCTGGAAGGCGTGGAAGCCCCAGGTGAAACTGATCGCCGTCGAGCCCGCCGAATCGCCGGTCATCGCGGGCGGCACGCACTCGAAGCACAAGATCCAGGGGATCGGCACCGGCTTCATCCCGAAGAACCTCGACATGCGCTTCGTGGACGGGACGTTTTCCGTCTCGTCGGACCAGGCGCTCGTCATGGCGCGCCGTCTCGCCCGCGAGGAAGGGATCCTCGCCGGAATTTCCTCGGGCGCGGCCGCGCACGCGGCCGTCGAGCTGGCGAAGGAGCCCAACAACCAGGGAAGGTTGATCGTCTGCGTTTTCCCCTCGACGTCGGAGCGCTACATCTCGACGGACCTGTTCGCCGGAATCGAGTCGTAGCTCGCGCAGCCGCGGGATCGCGGGACGAAGGAGGCGAGCGGGGAAGTCGCGGGTCCTGACGCGGCGCGCCCCTCTGCGCCCGATCGGCGCGTGCTGAGGACAGGGTTACGGGTGCCCGTGCGCGGCGATCGGCTCGCAGAGGGAATCGCGCCGCGCCACCCGCCGCCGCTCGCGGCTGGAAATCGCGAACCTCGGGCAGACGCTCGCTCGGGGTGTCTGGGAGGAAGCGGCGCTACGCGCCGCGACTGATTTCTGTTGCGCTCGAAGATCGCGGGACGAAGGAGGCGAGCGGGAGAATCGCGGGTCCTGACGTGTGGCCGCCCACATGGAGCCGCGAGCGAAGCGAAGCCGCCGACTTCCCCTCGCCCGGCGGGAGAGGGTGGCCGCTGCAGGCGGCCGGGTGAGGGGGGCCGAAGGCCTGGCCCGCCCGGCGCATTTTTGGCTCGTGCGACAGGTCGGCGCTCGGCGGGCGGCTCCAGGAGTCGACGGCCACCCGGCGGCGCTGCCGCTGACGACGGGAGTTCGCGAACCCGCGGCAGCCGCTCGCGACGGGGAGTCCGGAGGAGAGGTGCGCACTGGCGTGCGTGCGGTCGCCTCAATGGCCGCGTGACTCACGTTTCGCGCCAGTGGCGAAACGAAGCCACCGCTAGAATCTGCGTGCGTCCGCGGCCGTCCATCCCGGCACAACCGTTGCACGTATTCCTTCCGTTCGCCCGAATTCGGGCGGGAGGAAGGTGCGGGCATGCGACGACTGGCGATTCCGGCGGTCCTGCTTTTTCTTTTCGGCTCAGCGGCGAGCGCCCAGCCGCGGCGGCGCGGGCGGTTCGCGTCTCCCGACGAGCACGACCTCCGGCAGGCGGTCGACTCGATGAACTCGTTCTGGAACCGCGGTGACGCGCGCAACTACGCCACGGCGCTTTCCGACGACACCGACTGGGAGAACGCCGCCGGATGGCGGATCCGCGGCCGTGCGGGGGTCGAGCGGTTCCTCGGGCAATACCTGTGGCGCGGAGGACGGCCGGCGTTCCGGCCGACGGGGGAGAGGGTGAGGCTGCTCGCGCCCGACCTGGCGGCCGTCGAGCAGGACGCGGAGGCGTCGTCGACCGTCGAGCCGGGCGGTCCGCCGCGGCGCGTCCGGGAGATGCAGTTCTTCCAGAAGCGTGGAGGGCGCTGGCAAGTGATCTCGACGCGCTTCTGGGAGCCGGTCCGCGGTCCGCGGCCGCCGCAGATACCGGGCCTGAGCCCGGAGCCGTTCCGGCGCTGAAGGCGCCCGGCCGGCCCCTTTGAGCGCCGTCACGAGCCCGGCGCCGTGCCGTGGCCCGGGAGAGCGTTCATTGCGCAAAATGGTCAGGTTGGTCTAAGCTTGCAGGATGAAGGAAAGAGTCTATCCGGTGTACAAGGCGAAGGCGAAACTGTCACAGGCGGTTCGCGAAGCGCGCGCCGGATTTCGGGTCGTTTTGACGGTCCACGGGAAGGACGCCGTCGAGCTCGTTCCCGTTGCGGAGAAGCCGCGGCGGGAAACCCTGGGTAAGCGCATCGACCGGCTGACCGCGGAAGGCGCCATCCGGCCCGCTCCTCTTTCCCCGCCGGCGGGAGAGCCCTTTCCCGTCCTGGCCCGAAGGCCGGGCGCCTTGAAGCGATTTCTCGAATCGCGCGATTGAATCGTTCGTACGTCGACACCTCCGTTCTCGTGGCGATCGCGCTCGGAGACCCCGGCGCCGAGAGGCTGCGCCGTCGCCTCGCGCGTTTTGGCGCTGTTTTCGCCGGCGGCCTGCTGGAAGCGGAGTTCCGGTCGGCGGTCGCCCGCGAGAACGTGGAGGGCGAGGCGGCCGAAGCGCACCTTCGCCGGATCTCGTTCGTCGAGCCGCCGCGGCGGATGACGGCGGAGATTTCCCGGGCTCTTGCGGTCCGGCGTCTCCGCGGAGCGGATCTCTGGCACGTGGCGTGCGCGCTCTACCTCTCACCGGACCCGCACGAGCTGGCGTTCCTGACGCTCGATGCGGATCAGAGATTCGTCGCGCGAAAGCTCGGATTCCGGAGCCGGTGATCGGCATCGTGTCCGTGCGCTCGTCCGGCGGCGCGGTGGCGACCCGGAGCCGATGGCCGCCTCGCGGCGCTCTTTAATTTGGGCCCGTATGGCATCCGGCCTTCGACGCGCAGACCGGTACCCGGACGGGCGGGTGTCCGGCGATGACGGTGAAAAATGGACCATTCGGATGACGAACGTCATATCCGCGGCCGTCCCGGCACGGTACTTTCATGTCCGGAGGACCGAATGGCCACGATCGACCCGAACGTTCCGGTGAAGGACCTGCTCGAGCAAATGCCGGAAATCCGGCCCGTGCTCGCGGCCTTCGACATCGACACGTGCTGCGGCGGGCAGCATCCGTTAAACGAAGCCTGCCGCGCGCGCGGCGTCGCCCTCGAAGAGGTCCTGACCGAGATCGGCCACGTCGTCCCCCGGGCCGAGCCTCCTCGCACGAAAACGCCCCACCGCGTCGACCCCAACCGGCCGGTGAAGGAGCTGCTCGAGGCCATGCCGGAGATCCGGCCGGTGCTCGCGGCATACCAGATCGACACCTGCTGCGGCGGGCAGCACCCGTTGAACGAGGCCTGCCGCGCCAAGGGCGTCCCGCTCGAGGAGGTTCTGACCGACATCGACGCGGTCGCGTCGAGGAAGCGGAGCGCTTCGGAAAAACCGCGGCCGGCTCACGCTTCCGCGTCTTCCGCCGGAGAGCTCGTCATGCCGTCGATGTCGATCCGCGAGCTCGTCCGCCGGTTCCCGTCGACCGCCGCGGTCCTCGAGGAGCACGGGCTGACCGACTGCGGCGGCGAGGAAGGGCCGGACGAGCCGCTCGGCTGGTTCGCCACGGTGCACCGGATCCCGCTCGACCCGCTGATGGCCGACGTTCGGGCGGCCGCGGCGAGCGAGCCGCGCCGGGAAGCCCGGAGGGGCCCGCCCGCGCCGCTTCCCGCCGCGCAGAAGCCGCCGGCGCGCGGATTCGCGCCGGAGTTCATCGTCGGCTCGATCGTTCTCACGCTCACGCTCGGCGCCACGACCGGCATGATCAATCTCCTTCGGATCGCCGCGGGAGGCGACGTGCCGTTCTCGCACCGGCAGATCCACGCGCACACGCAGATCCTGGGTTTCGCGGCGCTCTTCCTCATGGGGATCGCGTTCCACGCGCTTCCGCGGATCACCGGCATCGGAGGCGGGCCGCCGCGATTCGCCAAGCTCGCGTTCTGGCTGATGGCGGGCGGCGTGCTCCTGCGGAACTTCGGGCAGCCGTTCAACATGGCGCCGGTCGGGCGCGGCGCGTCGCTCGTCTCGGGTGTCGCCGAGCTCGCGGCGGGATGCCTCTTCGCGGTCTTCGTCGCCGACCTCGCGCGCCGCGCTCCCGCCGGCAAGTACGGGAAGAAGGACCCGTTCCTCGCGCTGCTCGGCTTCGGCACCGGCTTCTTCGTCACGGCGCTCGTCTTCAACGCGCTCCAGAGCGTGTGGCTCGCGGGGCACATGGAAACCGCCCTGCCCGCCTCCCTGGTCGAGCCGTTCTATTTCGTCGCGCTCTACGGCTTCCTTCTCGGATGGGTCTTCGCCTTCGCGTACCGAGTCGTCGCGCTCTTCCTCGGCCTGAATGCCCCGCCGGCGGGGCCGGCCCGGGCCGCGCTCGTCCTCCAGACGATCGGCGTCGCGGCGTTCCTCGCGGCGTGGATCCCGGGCCTCTCGAACCCCGCCGCCGCGCTCCTGCGCGACGCGGGGAT encodes:
- a CDS encoding nuclear transport factor 2 family protein; the protein is MRRLAIPAVLLFLFGSAASAQPRRRGRFASPDEHDLRQAVDSMNSFWNRGDARNYATALSDDTDWENAAGWRIRGRAGVERFLGQYLWRGGRPAFRPTGERVRLLAPDLAAVEQDAEASSTVEPGGPPRRVREMQFFQKRGGRWQVISTRFWEPVRGPRPPQIPGLSPEPFRR
- the cysK gene encoding cysteine synthase A — protein: MRIASDVTRLIGNTPLVRLNRVTEGAVAQVAAKLEFFNPAHSVKDRIGVAMVAALERAGKLDPRNASKSTIVEPTSGNTGIALAMVAAQRGYSCVLVMPDSMSKERVKVLKFLGAEVVLTPAAGGVNAAIAKAEEIAKDRGGVIPQQFENPANPEIHERTTAMEIWNDTDGDMDIFVAGVGTGGTLTGVGRVWKAWKPQVKLIAVEPAESPVIAGGTHSKHKIQGIGTGFIPKNLDMRFVDGTFSVSSDQALVMARRLAREEGILAGISSGAAAHAAVELAKEPNNQGRLIVCVFPSTSERYISTDLFAGIES
- a CDS encoding type II toxin-antitoxin system prevent-host-death family antitoxin, translated to MKERVYPVYKAKAKLSQAVREARAGFRVVLTVHGKDAVELVPVAEKPRRETLGKRIDRLTAEGAIRPAPLSPPAGEPFPVLARRPGALKRFLESRD
- a CDS encoding PIN domain-containing protein, whose amino-acid sequence is MNRSYVDTSVLVAIALGDPGAERLRRRLARFGAVFAGGLLEAEFRSAVARENVEGEAAEAHLRRISFVEPPRRMTAEISRALAVRRLRGADLWHVACALYLSPDPHELAFLTLDADQRFVARKLGFRSR
- a CDS encoding glucoamylase family protein, with product MAKSTAMWRSLGREEPIRADIYGPDRLEAEAERLASRHKKVSRRSRRQLLRRRLEESDRELRAIHESIVTGARRGEPISPAAEWLLDNFHLVLDQIREVREDFPRKYEKELPQLAEGEWRGYPRVYAIAIDVIAHTDSNPDMETLRRFLTAYQRVTPLSIGELWAVAIALRMALIENLRRLAGRMEVARRDRAKADALCDRVLSAIDAAAPGEREKTAEAILRTPERRAIVVNPTFAVRVMQRLRDIDPALAAAQRWIEEGLAEQGLTTDAAVHAEHNRQTTAQATIANIIASMRLFSQTDWAGFFESVSLVEKILAEDPAGAHRRQDFATRDRYRHVIEALGRRDGERECDAARRAVDLASAGRTDPERHVGWYLVDRGRDALERAVAYRPPPAERARRVVLRHPTPFYLGAIAAVAGLLEVVVVRYAAASGGRAGLVAATALLALLPVSELALTLVNFAATLLFPPRLLPKLEWKDGIPPEFETLVVVPAFLEDADGIRELLTGLEIRSYANPDPRLRFALLTDFPDAAEETISGEEALVPLLAEGIRQLNERAETRPPEGGDRFWLFHRRRVWNATERRWMGWERKRGKLTELNRALRGKGPTTFDVVPAEPAALARIRFVLTLDADTRLPRDSARALAGTLAHPLNRPRLDARTGVVREGHAIVQPRVSVSPESANGSAFAQISSGHAGIDPYTTAVSNVYQDLFDEGSFTGKAIYDVDAFEAALAGRIPENALLSHDLFEGSFARSALATDIEVYEDHPSSYDVYTRRQHRWVRGDWQLLRWLWPRVPGEHGRRRNDLSLLSLWKIFDNLRRSLVPPALLLWLAAAWLVLPGSPFVWSALAVLTIAFPIVFHLAEGLSIHPRGVPWTSHFWTVWGDAMDNCARFALRVAFLPHLAILSLDAALRATWRQFVSHRGLLDWTTAAASERTSARSIGGYFRRMGAGWVLTVALAGGVAYFAPANLVAASPFLLLWIVAPALAAQLSRPIPDARAEIPASERRELREIARQTWRYFDRFCGAAENGLPPDNYQEDRDPLIAHRTSPTNVGLALLSTLAAHDFGYVGTGDAIERIERTLDGLERLPRLRGHFYNWYDTLALAPLNPPYISSVDSGNLAACLIALEQGAESLAENDADDGAWRDGLGDVVRLVEKEFEKVPPSGVRTEAVPVHQLREQIRKLSEVVAAERDRETCLAELARLGGEIADGFAALAAEHPEMEIADLRGWLADLLAQVQSHARERRAPEGAANRPPSGPPLAADPPSPMAEAPPDVGKTSKDVGKTSKDAGKASKDAGQASEKAGQASEKATRSERLRAIARRADALVRQMDFRFLFDPDRKVFSIGFNPGLGRLDPSYYDLLVSEARLTSFLAIVKGDAPTEHWFRLQRPFTLAAGRPILLSWSGSMFEYLMPLLLLRSYPGTLLTSTCRNAVAAQVQYGRGRGVPWGVSESAYNARDLHMNYQYGPFGVPDLGLRRSAPDELVVSPYSTFLALLADPSGAVENLRRLADEGARGPFGFYESVDYTSRRLPPDATRAVIKAYMAHHQGMTLVALDNYLHRDVMRERFHADPAVQATELLLQERIPRNTAALAGSIVAQVSAGRVVREEASIPVRRFESPDSSTPRTQILSNGSYSVLMTTAGAGESRRGNLAVTRWRDDPTTDAWGSWIYLRDVRSGTNWSAGYQPTVRRPRRFEARFSEHKVELSRSDEGIETTMEIIVSSQDDAEYRRVTLANPAGRSRDARDVEVTSYAEIVLAPRAADLSHPAFSKLFVETEWVGNALLARRRPRSGEEAPVWAVHVLSVRGTTLGAVQYETDRARFLGRGRSPRAPAVLVEDRPLSNTTGAVLDPIFSLRQRIRVGPGETARLLFSTGVADSREAAIALAERFQDPRLFDREASLAWMRSQVLLRHLDITADEAQLFQRLATRLFYDDPSLRPPPELLSKNVGSQRGLWAHGISGDHPIVLVRIGSPEETELARQLIRAHEYWRLKGLSVDLVIVNDDPSGYFQPVAEQIQRLIGASPSQALVDKPGGVFVRRGDQISEEDTILLQTAARAVLVGERGTLAEQIERAPSLDTAAAPLTPVTAAPPPAPAPPPEPRRLLFANGIGGFSPDGREYVVTLAEGQYTPCPWINVVANDRFGFLVSESGSSCTWAENSQENRLTPWSNDPVTDPAGDVLYLRDDDTAEVWSPTALPIRGPEAYVCRHGQGYSVFEHRKGTIAAELLTFVPEEDPVKISRLRLTNRGTSARRLSAAHYAEWVLGVDRGTARYVVTEHDERTGAIFARNPYDADFGGRIAFAALHAPGARGAFTADRREFLGRNGNVSDPAALRRTTLLGRAGAGLDPCSAHLASFTLAPGETREIVVLLGEAADRGKAADLVERYRDPAAVEAALEAVKRSWDRLLGGVTVRTPDPALDLLVNRWLPYQAISCRIRGRTAFYQSSGAFGFRDQLQDALGVVALAPGEARRLIPLFASRQFLEGDVQHWWHPQSGRGVRTRCSDDYLWLPFTVSHYVETTGDDALLDESVPYLEAAPLSADEVEAYQEPKVSEIRESVYAHCLRALDRSTAVGPHRLPLIGSGDWNDGFNRVGIEGKGESVWLGWFLHATLIRFSAIAERRGDGARAERYRLRAAALKAAIEEHAWDGDWYLRAFYDDGTPLGSARDAECRIDSLAQTWAVLSGAGDRVRVERAMVAVHEYLVRRQDGLILLFTPPFNTTPKDPGYIKGYLPGIRENGGQYTHAAAWTIMAFATLGQGDLAGELLALVNPIAPTSTRAGLHRYKVEPYVTAGDVYSVEPLTGRGGWTWYTGSAGWLYRAATESVLGLKIEGTGFRVDPCIPRRWPRFEIELRDHDTLYAITVENPHGVCRGVREVILDGAAVPNGAVPRRGDGKRHDVRVVLGD